A single genomic interval of Acetobacteroides hydrogenigenes harbors:
- the epsC gene encoding serine O-acetyltransferase EpsC, which yields MKEGNQAELDQKIRQLEVVVRAKNYHSGLISFVHPHVLCETLCYPEKVYSEEELKVELKKILLLLDENHSSITYTVDQFFGHLGKVRELLMEDARFIAENDPAASSAEEVAMVYPGFFAIATYRIAHLLYVAGVPLIPRIFSELAHSKTGIDINPGAHIGQGFFIDHGTGIVIGETTIIGNNVKIYQGVTLGALSVHKADAEVKRHPTIEDDVTIYAGATILGGDTVVGRESIVGGNVWLTESVPPRTKIFNNMESKIVYCKNICK from the coding sequence ATGAAAGAAGGTAATCAAGCAGAATTAGACCAAAAAATCCGCCAGCTAGAAGTGGTGGTACGTGCAAAAAACTATCATAGTGGACTAATATCGTTTGTGCATCCTCATGTGCTTTGCGAAACGTTGTGCTATCCGGAGAAAGTTTATTCGGAAGAGGAGCTTAAGGTGGAGCTAAAGAAGATTCTACTGCTGCTCGACGAGAATCATTCCAGCATAACCTACACGGTTGATCAGTTTTTTGGGCACTTAGGAAAAGTGCGCGAGCTGCTTATGGAAGATGCGCGGTTTATTGCAGAAAATGATCCTGCAGCCTCATCGGCCGAGGAGGTAGCCATGGTGTACCCAGGCTTTTTTGCCATTGCCACCTACCGGATTGCCCATTTGCTTTACGTTGCAGGCGTTCCTCTTATTCCTCGAATATTTTCGGAGCTGGCTCATAGCAAAACTGGAATCGACATTAATCCAGGGGCACATATAGGCCAAGGTTTCTTTATTGATCATGGAACTGGAATTGTGATTGGAGAAACCACCATTATTGGGAATAACGTGAAGATTTATCAAGGGGTAACCCTTGGTGCTCTTTCTGTTCATAAGGCTGATGCCGAGGTTAAGCGTCATCCAACAATTGAAGATGATGTTACTATTTATGCAGGGGCTACCATTCTTGGTGGCGATACGGTTGTGGGGCGCGAGAGCATTGTTGGAGGTAACGTTTGGCTTACCGAGAGTGTACCTCCGCGAACTAAGATCTTCAATAACATGGAATCAAAAATTGTTTACTGTAAAAATATCTGCAAATGA
- the cysK gene encoding cysteine synthase A — protein sequence MQMRANSIVDVIGNTPHIRINRLFGNDYEIWIKLEKQNPGGSIKDRVALSMIRDAEAEGILTKDSIIVEPTSGNTGIGLALVGAALGYKVVLVMPESMSVERRAIMSAYGAEFVLTPREKGMKGAIERANEMAAQNSKVWIPMQFDNPANIRAHEEATALEIIADFPEGIDYIITGVGTGGHITGVARVLKKKWPALKVLAVEPVNSPVISGGQPSPHPLQGIGAGFIPKNLDTSLLDGVIKVDGNDAFDFVRRAASQEGLFVGISSGASLSAINQKLYEIPKGARILTFNYDTGERYLSVPNLFLSNEDGTL from the coding sequence CTGCAAATGAGAGCAAACTCTATTGTTGATGTGATTGGCAACACGCCTCACATACGAATTAACCGACTTTTTGGCAATGACTATGAAATTTGGATTAAGTTGGAAAAACAGAACCCAGGTGGTAGCATTAAGGATCGCGTTGCGCTGTCAATGATTCGAGATGCCGAAGCGGAAGGAATTCTCACCAAGGATTCTATAATTGTTGAGCCAACATCGGGGAATACCGGCATAGGATTAGCGTTGGTTGGCGCTGCACTTGGGTATAAGGTGGTGCTGGTTATGCCCGAATCGATGTCGGTTGAGCGTCGGGCGATAATGAGCGCTTACGGTGCCGAATTTGTTCTTACTCCTCGCGAAAAGGGCATGAAGGGAGCTATAGAGCGAGCTAACGAGATGGCTGCTCAAAATTCCAAGGTATGGATTCCAATGCAGTTTGATAATCCTGCGAATATTCGTGCACACGAGGAGGCTACTGCTCTTGAAATTATTGCTGATTTTCCTGAGGGTATCGATTACATAATTACAGGAGTAGGAACAGGAGGGCACATTACGGGTGTAGCTAGGGTGCTGAAGAAGAAGTGGCCAGCCCTGAAGGTGCTCGCTGTTGAGCCCGTTAATTCTCCAGTGATAAGTGGAGGACAGCCATCCCCTCATCCTCTGCAGGGAATAGGTGCTGGCTTCATTCCAAAGAATTTGGATACCTCTTTGCTAGATGGCGTTATTAAGGTTGATGGTAATGATGCCTTCGACTTTGTACGTAGGGCAGCATCGCAAGAAGGGCTATTTGTAGGCATTTCTAGTGGAGCATCTCTTTCTGCAATAAACCAAAAGCTTTATGAAATCCCCAAGGGAGCAAGAATACTAACATTTAACTACGATACTGGCGAACGCTACCTTTCGGTACCCAACCTCTTTCTGAGTAACGAAGATGGTACTTTGTAG
- a CDS encoding SPOR domain-containing protein, which translates to MNISHYIQELLFTKQKVVLPYIGSFEMVSKPAHIDGATGTITPPSKTIKFSHNEGTDYSTLVNHVAKRNGISPAKALKQICIFAEELNNRMHNGEEAEIEGVGILRIIGSGTVIFLPFSSYSNLGESFGLPTISIAKKGKIEQVEDSDAIEEQALENQPEQEKISETLERLESKKEVLEEEPFELIDDFVEESSTDQTISQPATATEQKQETKEAEEVKVEKQEPATPEVKEQPILEEKKEEPIAAAIPIKEEQLAEKTHPEDIKAEQHPLFLKKESLQEKVNLSSIENNETKKEVPLRRNSAGWIWPTLVIVCILAIGLVALYHYNPKLFGFILPDSNNEMVIEPTVPSDVDSSYYKTLTSAAADTSSAIDDSTRIDSARANLQKIDSTLKKPSATKTTAKAPNLSAKKPMTKEEMENLINEKLKLGSAAAKTNDTQQRVIANKQIPEAKTQVKPTTGAYHVIAASVANMEEAKKVSESLKSKGYAPLIMENGKGRIRISIGSYPTSRQAVNAANAAKRKVGINAWILNP; encoded by the coding sequence GTGAATATAAGCCACTACATCCAAGAACTTCTCTTCACCAAACAAAAGGTGGTGTTGCCCTACATTGGCTCCTTTGAAATGGTGAGCAAGCCTGCGCACATAGATGGGGCAACGGGAACAATTACACCTCCATCTAAAACCATAAAGTTTAGCCATAACGAAGGGACCGATTATTCGACACTTGTAAACCACGTTGCAAAAAGAAACGGCATTTCTCCTGCAAAAGCCCTCAAGCAGATCTGCATTTTTGCTGAAGAGTTGAACAACCGTATGCATAATGGAGAAGAAGCAGAAATAGAAGGAGTTGGAATACTTAGAATAATTGGGAGTGGTACAGTCATTTTTCTGCCATTCTCAAGCTACAGCAATTTAGGGGAGTCTTTTGGACTACCAACTATAAGCATCGCAAAAAAGGGTAAAATAGAGCAAGTAGAGGATTCTGATGCCATAGAAGAGCAAGCCTTAGAAAATCAACCAGAACAAGAAAAGATCTCTGAAACGTTGGAAAGGCTTGAAAGCAAAAAAGAAGTTTTAGAAGAAGAACCCTTTGAACTTATTGATGATTTTGTAGAGGAATCCTCTACAGATCAAACAATTTCTCAACCAGCGACAGCCACAGAACAGAAGCAAGAAACCAAGGAAGCAGAAGAGGTAAAAGTTGAAAAACAGGAACCTGCGACTCCAGAAGTAAAAGAACAACCAATTCTGGAAGAGAAGAAAGAAGAGCCAATTGCAGCAGCAATCCCAATAAAGGAGGAACAACTAGCAGAAAAGACACACCCCGAAGACATAAAAGCGGAACAACACCCCCTTTTTCTTAAGAAAGAAAGCCTACAAGAAAAAGTAAATTTATCGAGTATAGAGAATAACGAAACAAAAAAGGAAGTTCCTTTACGTAGAAACAGTGCCGGTTGGATATGGCCAACTCTTGTTATTGTCTGCATACTAGCAATAGGACTTGTAGCCCTGTACCACTATAATCCAAAATTATTTGGATTTATACTACCAGACAGCAATAACGAAATGGTTATTGAGCCAACAGTTCCTTCTGATGTTGATTCTTCGTACTACAAAACACTCACTAGTGCGGCTGCCGATACGTCTTCGGCCATTGACGATAGTACTAGAATTGATAGTGCAAGAGCAAACTTGCAAAAGATAGATAGCACATTGAAAAAGCCATCTGCAACTAAAACTACAGCAAAAGCACCTAATCTTTCGGCAAAAAAGCCAATGACGAAAGAAGAGATGGAAAACCTAATCAACGAAAAGTTGAAATTAGGTAGTGCCGCGGCTAAAACTAACGATACCCAACAAAGGGTTATAGCCAACAAGCAAATACCAGAAGCCAAGACTCAGGTTAAACCAACAACAGGAGCCTACCATGTAATTGCAGCAAGCGTTGCAAACATGGAAGAGGCTAAAAAGGTTTCTGAATCACTAAAATCAAAAGGTTACGCTCCCCTTATTATGGAGAACGGGAAAGGACGAATTCGAATAAGTATTGGAAGCTATCCTACATCTAGGCAAGCCGTAAATGCAGCCAATGCTGCAAAAAGAAAGGTTGGCATAAATGCATGGATACTTAATCCTTAA
- a CDS encoding phospholipase D-like domain-containing protein encodes MRVFIFDEDVLKKLLIEATYRFLVFDEKGSYSLPLNYNLTASSRHFLANDQSNGGEFKILKYSSIKRIIVDDKEFFLS; translated from the coding sequence ATGCGAGTTTTTATTTTTGACGAGGATGTGCTCAAAAAACTATTAATTGAAGCAACCTACCGTTTTTTAGTTTTTGACGAGAAAGGCTCTTATTCTTTGCCATTAAACTACAATCTGACAGCCTCTTCTAGGCATTTTTTGGCAAACGATCAGAGCAATGGAGGCGAATTTAAAATATTAAAGTACAGTTCTATTAAACGTATAATAGTAGACGATAAGGAGTTCTTTCTGAGCTAG
- a CDS encoding energy transducer TonB — MEDIFNENKAKGFKQWIVEHQVGLLGTIVFHLVILVIVLVLKLSPVKEEGNTVYLEFQEPPATLEEDPAKLAQELLKNADPKLAIQGKENRATTVRNVAVNNNLDKLTDKLVDDKFGKSNPVYEEARQLAERMRANQQLYKKSLEVDKTPSSQQGAGSGSARSSSEKAYKGASVLSYSVEGRQGVYLPVPAYLCEGGGDVVVNIVVNQRGAVIDASISARTTASECLFAEALKAAKRSRFTMDEKASATQKGSIIYRFVAQ; from the coding sequence ATGGAGGATATTTTCAACGAGAATAAAGCGAAAGGCTTTAAACAGTGGATAGTTGAGCATCAAGTAGGGTTGTTGGGCACAATCGTTTTTCACTTGGTGATATTGGTTATCGTACTAGTTTTAAAGCTTAGCCCCGTAAAAGAAGAAGGTAATACGGTTTATTTAGAATTTCAAGAGCCCCCTGCTACTCTAGAAGAAGATCCTGCAAAGTTGGCGCAGGAACTTTTAAAAAACGCTGATCCAAAGTTAGCAATTCAAGGAAAAGAGAATCGGGCAACTACTGTTAGAAATGTTGCTGTAAACAATAATCTCGACAAGTTAACCGATAAGTTAGTCGATGATAAGTTTGGTAAATCGAATCCTGTTTACGAGGAGGCTCGGCAACTGGCAGAGCGTATGAGGGCTAACCAGCAGCTCTACAAGAAGTCTTTAGAGGTCGATAAAACGCCATCTTCTCAGCAAGGGGCTGGAAGTGGAAGTGCACGTTCGAGTTCCGAGAAAGCATATAAGGGAGCTTCGGTACTATCGTACTCTGTTGAAGGTCGTCAAGGAGTTTACCTACCTGTGCCTGCATATCTTTGCGAGGGGGGCGGAGATGTGGTTGTTAATATTGTGGTCAATCAGAGGGGGGCTGTGATTGATGCCTCAATATCAGCACGAACCACCGCAAGCGAATGCCTATTTGCTGAAGCGCTAAAAGCTGCAAAGCGATCGCGCTTTACCATGGACGAAAAGGCATCTGCCACACAAAAAGGTTCTATTATCTATCGTTTTGTAGCTCAGTAG
- a CDS encoding alanine dehydrogenase, which produces MVEENSKIRTSFPFAWGFNPQEEMLEVSRKTKKLTIGIPKETTCGETRMPLTPEAVKILTQRGHDVIIEADAGLNANFSNLYYSENGATIVQTPQEVFTSDIVIKVSPFSLDEVALMNVNQTIISSLHLNKYTSDFIRAIMQKKVTAIASDAIKDADGCYPIVRSMSSIAGSTAILVAAELMSTTNKGKGVLLGSIPGITPTEVVILGASTAGEYAARAAIGLGAEVKIVDHSIKRLTEIQQLLGQRVFTSNYHPQIIEKILRTADVVIATIIPEDSQNRIQIDDDLVKGMKSGAVIIDLTVDKGGSFASSEYKTNNDPPFIKHNVIHYCIPNITSRVARTASIALSNVYMPLLESIADSPSIKAYLKENMGIRNGVYVFNGMLTNSYLGEVYNIASRDIDLLMAAF; this is translated from the coding sequence ATGGTGGAGGAAAATAGCAAAATAAGGACAAGTTTCCCTTTTGCATGGGGGTTTAACCCTCAAGAAGAGATGTTGGAGGTGAGCAGGAAAACCAAAAAGCTCACCATAGGTATTCCCAAGGAAACCACTTGTGGCGAAACTCGAATGCCGCTTACTCCCGAAGCGGTTAAAATCCTCACCCAAAGAGGACATGATGTCATTATCGAAGCAGATGCTGGCTTAAACGCCAACTTCTCTAACCTCTACTATTCGGAGAATGGTGCAACCATAGTTCAAACCCCACAGGAGGTATTTACCTCAGACATCGTTATTAAGGTTTCTCCATTTAGCCTCGATGAAGTAGCCCTAATGAATGTCAACCAAACCATCATTTCCTCGCTCCACCTCAACAAGTACACCTCCGACTTTATACGGGCAATAATGCAAAAGAAGGTCACAGCAATAGCCTCCGATGCCATAAAAGATGCAGACGGATGCTATCCAATTGTCCGTTCAATGAGCTCCATTGCTGGCTCTACTGCAATTCTTGTTGCAGCCGAACTCATGAGCACTACCAACAAAGGGAAAGGAGTCCTTTTAGGAAGCATACCTGGTATTACCCCCACCGAGGTTGTTATTCTTGGCGCAAGCACAGCTGGCGAGTACGCCGCACGAGCAGCAATTGGGCTAGGAGCCGAAGTAAAAATCGTTGACCACTCCATAAAGCGGCTAACCGAAATTCAGCAGCTATTGGGACAACGCGTTTTTACCAGCAACTATCATCCACAAATCATCGAGAAAATTCTACGAACTGCCGATGTTGTAATTGCAACAATCATCCCTGAAGATTCTCAAAACAGAATTCAGATAGATGATGATCTTGTTAAAGGGATGAAGAGTGGTGCTGTCATCATCGATCTTACCGTAGACAAAGGCGGTTCTTTTGCGTCATCGGAGTACAAAACCAACAACGATCCTCCATTTATAAAGCATAACGTTATCCACTACTGCATTCCCAATATAACCTCACGCGTAGCGCGTACAGCTTCTATCGCGCTTAGCAACGTATACATGCCGCTACTCGAAAGCATCGCAGATTCTCCTAGCATTAAAGCCTATCTAAAAGAAAATATGGGTATTCGTAATGGAGTTTACGTTTTTAACGGAATGCTAACGAACAGCTATCTAGGCGAGGTATACAATATTGCATCGAGAGATATTGACCTGCTAATGGCTGCCTTTTAG
- the tsaE gene encoding tRNA (adenosine(37)-N6)-threonylcarbamoyltransferase complex ATPase subunit type 1 TsaE has translation MIITVNKLADLDAAAEQVIKAIGDRKIVAIYGQMGAGKTTLIKHVCKALGVHDVVNSPSFSLVNEYQNPNGEPIYHFDFYRINKIEEAYDFGYEEYFFSNNLCLVEWPEVIEDLIPNDAAKLTIQVLADGRRAIQIV, from the coding sequence ATGATCATTACGGTAAACAAGCTAGCCGACCTTGATGCAGCTGCAGAGCAAGTTATAAAGGCTATTGGAGATAGAAAGATTGTTGCCATTTATGGGCAAATGGGCGCCGGTAAAACCACGCTAATTAAGCATGTTTGCAAAGCTTTAGGGGTGCATGACGTCGTAAACAGCCCCAGCTTTTCGCTGGTAAATGAATATCAAAACCCCAACGGCGAGCCCATTTACCATTTCGACTTTTACCGTATTAACAAAATTGAGGAGGCTTACGACTTTGGTTACGAGGAATACTTCTTTAGCAACAACCTGTGCCTTGTAGAATGGCCCGAGGTAATAGAAGATTTAATTCCCAATGATGCAGCAAAGCTAACCATTCAGGTATTAGCCGATGGAAGAAGAGCAATACAAATAGTTTAA
- the porW gene encoding type IX secretion system periplasmic lipoprotein PorW/SprE yields the protein MKKALLILLSGLLLGCSTQKNTLVSRTYHNVTARYNYLFNAKESYNESISKYSKEYPFAYTSLLPVFLFSDKQAPSKTAEGMDRAILKSGMLIKYHSITAKPRNAKQNTPAQRAFYNQREFCKYVDDAYLYIAKANAFQHEYGKAQQAIDQILLNYPNTETKADAQIWQGIIAGAEGDLIQYGSALGTASQLKGLSKKQAALLRAAWADYHIKKNDYSKAIENLEQAVFFETSKVDRNRYRYILGQLYLQTNKKQQAAATFHKVARSTSSYEMAFNAQLDEARSYTTGSTSDLKNILLKMAKSERNAPYRDQIYYTIGKIYQQDKNEKEARNFYAKSISSSAPTSSQRGVTYVALADMAYDKKDFVQAQSYYDSATLNLDSGHPMYNEAQLRSNKLGRLAENMREYQRLDSLLKMSELSETDLNKVIDSKIAFLTEQQNKAQEEANTQRQYLMNQNSLSLNTNQSGSWYFYNQSTLAFGAAEFKMRWGQRKLEDNWRRRNKGTLEQLAEEQKEEEKMKEDNLSPLSREFYLKDIPKSAAERQKYVDQKQTALINVAEAYRADAEEPHQAIETLNGLMSEKISDANELKAYSTYYQSYLAVNNLSEAQRYKELILNKHPKSGLAQSFSNSQHSTDSQSPVVSEALAKCVELLNASKYNECLSLANQHSTTAGALAPQFALVRAMATGGLLGKDAYRKELSAIISQYPNSEAAKTALEYLNQLDKQTLKLINSTDSAEKSNQTPTKSASITSYRVSEACHITILVIPNTANFNQLKFNLVSLNLELSPEQELNISKQQFDSENDILVISPFNSKKKAMDYYYNLIQKQSIITQAGIDKFATFAISCENLEILLKEKNLEGYAGFFFNSYLK from the coding sequence TTGAAAAAGGCATTACTTATCCTGCTCTCCGGACTTCTTCTGGGATGTTCAACGCAAAAGAACACCCTAGTATCGCGCACCTACCACAACGTTACCGCAAGGTATAACTACCTCTTTAACGCCAAGGAGAGCTACAACGAAAGCATCAGCAAGTACAGCAAAGAGTACCCATTCGCCTATACATCGCTGCTTCCAGTTTTCCTTTTTTCCGATAAGCAAGCTCCATCCAAAACGGCAGAGGGAATGGATAGGGCAATCCTCAAAAGCGGTATGCTCATAAAGTACCACTCCATTACGGCAAAGCCCCGAAATGCAAAGCAAAACACGCCCGCACAGCGAGCGTTCTACAACCAGCGCGAGTTCTGCAAGTACGTTGACGACGCCTACCTCTACATCGCAAAGGCAAATGCGTTCCAGCACGAATACGGCAAAGCACAACAAGCTATCGACCAAATTCTGCTCAACTATCCAAATACCGAAACTAAAGCCGATGCCCAAATCTGGCAGGGTATCATTGCCGGAGCCGAAGGTGATTTAATCCAGTATGGCAGCGCACTAGGTACGGCCAGCCAGCTCAAAGGGCTCAGCAAGAAGCAAGCTGCCCTACTAAGGGCCGCCTGGGCCGACTACCACATTAAGAAAAACGACTACTCCAAAGCCATCGAAAATCTGGAGCAAGCCGTTTTCTTCGAAACCAGCAAAGTTGACCGAAACCGTTATCGATACATCTTGGGGCAGCTATACCTGCAAACCAACAAAAAGCAGCAAGCAGCTGCAACATTCCACAAGGTAGCCCGAAGCACCTCCTCGTACGAAATGGCCTTCAACGCTCAGCTCGACGAAGCAAGGTCGTACACCACAGGTAGTACCTCCGACCTAAAGAATATTTTGCTAAAGATGGCCAAAAGCGAACGAAACGCGCCCTACCGCGATCAGATCTACTATACCATTGGTAAAATATACCAGCAAGATAAGAACGAAAAGGAAGCACGAAACTTCTACGCCAAATCGATCAGCAGTTCTGCGCCAACCAGCAGCCAACGAGGGGTTACCTACGTAGCGCTTGCCGATATGGCCTACGATAAGAAGGACTTTGTCCAAGCCCAATCGTACTACGATAGTGCAACCCTAAATCTTGACAGTGGCCATCCAATGTACAACGAGGCTCAGCTCCGATCCAATAAGCTAGGACGACTAGCCGAAAACATGCGCGAGTATCAGCGATTAGACAGCCTTTTAAAGATGTCTGAATTAAGCGAAACAGACCTCAACAAGGTTATCGATAGTAAAATTGCTTTTCTGACCGAGCAGCAAAACAAGGCTCAAGAAGAAGCAAATACCCAGCGCCAGTACCTGATGAATCAGAATAGTCTTTCGCTAAACACCAACCAATCGGGTAGCTGGTACTTCTACAACCAATCAACCCTAGCATTTGGAGCCGCCGAGTTTAAAATGCGATGGGGACAGCGCAAACTCGAGGATAACTGGCGACGAAGAAATAAAGGAACCCTAGAACAGCTAGCCGAAGAGCAAAAAGAGGAGGAAAAGATGAAGGAGGATAATCTATCCCCTCTTTCCAGAGAATTCTATCTAAAGGATATTCCGAAATCTGCAGCAGAACGACAAAAGTATGTCGACCAAAAACAAACCGCACTCATCAATGTTGCCGAGGCTTACCGCGCAGATGCCGAAGAGCCCCACCAAGCCATTGAAACCCTCAATGGGCTAATGTCCGAAAAAATATCAGATGCAAACGAGCTCAAAGCGTACTCTACATACTACCAATCGTACCTTGCAGTTAACAACTTAAGCGAGGCTCAACGCTACAAGGAGCTCATATTGAATAAACACCCTAAAAGCGGGTTGGCGCAGTCATTTAGCAATAGCCAGCATAGCACAGATAGCCAATCGCCAGTAGTTAGCGAAGCGCTGGCAAAATGTGTTGAGCTGCTTAACGCATCGAAGTATAATGAATGTCTTTCTCTTGCCAACCAACATTCAACAACTGCAGGTGCACTCGCGCCTCAATTTGCACTTGTTAGGGCAATGGCTACAGGAGGTTTGCTCGGTAAGGATGCCTACCGTAAAGAACTCTCAGCCATAATAAGCCAATATCCTAATAGCGAGGCTGCAAAAACGGCATTAGAATACCTCAACCAACTCGACAAGCAAACGCTTAAGCTGATAAATAGCACTGATTCTGCTGAAAAGTCCAACCAAACGCCAACAAAGTCAGCAAGCATTACCAGCTACAGGGTATCGGAAGCGTGCCATATTACCATTCTTGTCATTCCAAACACAGCCAACTTCAACCAGCTTAAGTTTAATCTGGTATCGCTAAACCTTGAACTATCTCCAGAACAAGAGTTGAACATCAGCAAGCAGCAGTTCGACAGTGAAAATGATATACTAGTAATAAGCCCCTTTAACAGCAAGAAAAAAGCAATGGACTACTACTATAATCTCATTCAAAAGCAGAGCATTATCACTCAAGCAGGAATAGACAAGTTTGCCACATTTGCCATCTCCTGCGAAAACTTAGAAATCTTGCTTAAGGAAAAAAACTTGGAAGGATATGCTGGCTTCTTCTTTAATAGCTACCTTAAGTAG
- a CDS encoding NifU family protein: protein MEANDSLVERIEKALDTIRPFLKNDGGDVQLAEITPDMVVKVVLLGACGSCPFSLMTLKNGIELAIKRDVPEVKEVISIQDNEVII, encoded by the coding sequence ATGGAAGCCAACGATAGCTTGGTAGAAAGAATTGAAAAAGCGCTGGATACCATCCGCCCATTCCTGAAAAACGATGGCGGCGATGTACAGCTTGCCGAAATTACCCCCGATATGGTAGTTAAGGTAGTGCTGCTAGGCGCTTGCGGCAGCTGCCCCTTCAGCCTAATGACCCTCAAGAATGGTATTGAGCTAGCTATAAAACGAGATGTACCAGAAGTAAAAGAGGTCATATCCATACAAGACAACGAGGTAATCATATAA
- a CDS encoding Mrp/NBP35 family ATP-binding protein has protein sequence MNIDNQVVEKVLSQVIHPDSGQSIVALGMVENIRIEDHDIKFTLAFKKARDPFAASIKRACETAIEQAFPSFTIKGNILELVKETEPKKKAEKKVLDTLSGIKHRIAIASGKGGVGKSTVTSNLAVTLAKMGYKVGLIDADIYGPSMPKMFGLEGAMPIMVEVDGQELIEPVEKFGVKVISVGFFVKLEDALVWRGPMATNALRQIIQQVNWGELDFLLFDLPPGTGDVHITLSTEFRPDGVIVVGTPQEVALADVVKGIKMFTGANLNIPILGIVENMAWFTPAELPENKYYIFGKDGCKNLAQKYDLPLLGQIPIVQSVCEGGDSGTPSSLSNPIVSDTFEQIAHGVVAELSKISS, from the coding sequence ATGAACATCGATAATCAAGTTGTAGAAAAGGTACTATCGCAGGTAATACACCCCGACAGCGGTCAGAGCATCGTTGCCCTAGGCATGGTGGAGAACATCCGAATCGAAGACCACGACATCAAGTTTACGCTAGCCTTTAAGAAAGCCCGCGATCCTTTTGCGGCCTCCATAAAACGAGCCTGCGAAACCGCCATTGAGCAAGCGTTCCCCAGCTTTACGATAAAAGGCAACATTCTTGAGCTCGTAAAGGAGACCGAGCCTAAGAAAAAGGCCGAGAAGAAGGTGCTGGATACCCTAAGCGGCATTAAGCACCGTATAGCCATAGCCTCGGGCAAAGGGGGCGTGGGCAAGTCAACCGTTACCTCGAACCTAGCCGTAACCCTAGCCAAGATGGGCTACAAGGTGGGGCTTATTGATGCCGACATCTACGGCCCTTCTATGCCCAAGATGTTTGGCCTCGAGGGGGCCATGCCCATTATGGTAGAGGTAGATGGACAGGAGCTCATCGAGCCGGTAGAAAAGTTTGGCGTAAAGGTAATCTCGGTAGGCTTCTTCGTTAAGCTCGAGGATGCGCTCGTATGGCGAGGCCCAATGGCCACCAACGCGCTCCGCCAGATCATCCAGCAGGTAAACTGGGGCGAACTCGACTTTCTGCTCTTCGACCTACCCCCCGGAACCGGCGACGTGCACATCACCCTCTCCACCGAATTCCGCCCCGACGGCGTTATCGTGGTGGGCACCCCTCAGGAGGTTGCCCTTGCCGATGTGGTTAAGGGGATCAAGATGTTCACCGGAGCAAACCTCAACATACCGATCCTCGGGATCGTGGAGAACATGGCCTGGTTTACCCCTGCCGAGCTGCCCGAAAATAAGTACTACATCTTTGGCAAGGATGGCTGCAAGAACCTCGCCCAAAAGTACGACCTTCCCCTTTTAGGACAGATTCCAATCGTACAAAGCGTTTGCGAAGGCGGCGACAGCGGTACCCCATCATCGCTCTCGAATCCGATCGTCTCCGATACCTTCGAGCAAATTGCGCATGGAGTAGTCGCCGAGCTAAGCAAGATTTCTTCGTAA